In the genome of Cryptomeria japonica chromosome 8, Sugi_1.0, whole genome shotgun sequence, one region contains:
- the LOC131857583 gene encoding uncharacterized protein LOC131857583 yields the protein MGCPTSKLDSEDAVFSCKERRLPVKQAEQHRHCAELELYIEASLILISQETFIEWQETRELFISEGKHQWTRVEQQDKGDDERTSTVPVIQAMTGSILDMPFLIFSFVLVHTYMYISFLYWMHVASPTAPCVGRNFEYE from the exons ATGGGATGTCCAACGTCAAAGCTTGACAGTGAGGATGCCGTCTTTAGTTGTAAGGAGAGGAGGTTGCCTGTAAAACAGGCAGAGCAACATAG GCATTGCGCAGAATTAGAGTTATATATTGAGGCATCACTTATACTGATTTCTCAAGAAACATTTATAGAATGGCAAGAAACAAGAGAGCTCTTT ATATCAGAAGGAAAGCATCAATGGACCAGGGTGGAGCAGCAAGACAAAGGCGACGACGAGCGTACCTCAACtgttccagtcattcaggcaatgactggttccattctTGACATGCCTTTCCTCATTTTTTCCTTTGTacttgtgcatacatatatgtatatttccttTCTGTACTGGATGCACGTAGCTAGTCCCACGGCTCCTTGTGTGGGACGCaattttgaatatgaataa